The Clostridium beijerinckii genomic sequence ATTTTTTTCAAATAATGGTACATTTAGCTCTTCTTCTAATTTTGAAATAGCTTTACTCAAGGCTGGCTGTGTTACGGAAAGCAAATTAGCTGCTGATGTGAAATTCTGTGTTTCCGCTACAGTTTTAAAATATTCTAATTGCTGCCAGTTCATAAATGCACTCCTTAATTTATAATATTTTAAGTTATAAAGCATTAATAACAATCTATAACTTTTAGTTATTGATTCAATGAAAAATATTAATTAGACATATGATATACATATTGATATCATTATATTACTTTATAAATTACATTTAAATTTTGATAGATTAATTATAAATTTAATTTATGTATTAGTCAAAGGTGATGATGTTTTTTTATTAAGCAAAAATCTTATATATTTATTACCATTTAGTAAATATAAAGATTAAATTAAAATGTCTTTTAAATTGAAAGGAGAAAAACTATGAATGAAATAATTCAAAATATCTTAACAAGAAGAAGTATAAGAACTTATAAAGAAAATCAAATTTCTGATGCAGACTTAAATACTGTTTTAGATGCTGCCCAATTTGCTCCAACAGCTATGGGCAAACAAGGCTGGCATTTCACAGCAGTTCAAAATAAAGAAAAGATTGAAAAACTAATTTCTGCAATAAAAGAAGCTATGTTAAAGTCGTCTATAGAACAATATAGAAAAATGGGTGAAAATCCTAATTTTAATCCATTTTATAATGCACCTACAATAGTCATTACATCTTATGATAAAACTTTACCTACAAAGGAATCTGATTGTGCTGCTGCACTTCAAAACATGCTTTTAG encodes the following:
- a CDS encoding nitroreductase family protein, whose amino-acid sequence is MNEIIQNILTRRSIRTYKENQISDADLNTVLDAAQFAPTAMGKQGWHFTAVQNKEKIEKLISAIKEAMLKSSIEQYRKMGENPNFNPFYNAPTIVITSYDKTLPTKESDCAAALQNMLLAAHSLNIGSCWIHILAITGEDPKVKSVLTELGVPEDYAVFGTAVLGYNSKEETKAAPRKEGTFNIVK